The window CATCCGCCTGTACTTTGCCATATAGACGTACTTCTTTTACAGGTTTTTGTCTAGATACTGTTGATGTCAGGACGTTAGCCAACTGAGCAGCTTCCTTGCTCAGGTGAATGGCATCAGGGTCTGTGGAGGTATTGCTTTGATTGAGTGGAATTAAATCCATGCCACAGATAGGGCATTTGCCCGGTTCGTGCATTCGTATCTGCGGGTGCATGGCGCAAGTCCAAATCGTGCTTTTAACAGTTTCAACCGTGAGGTCTTGCTTTTCTTCTTTTTGATCCGGGGAATGGAAAAATAACCAACCGAGAAAAATACCTATTATCAAGGTGATGATATAAAATATTTTTTTTCTTTTCATAAATTTTATTTTAAAAGATATAAATAGAAATATAATGGAAATACAATGGAAATACAATGGAAATATAATGGAAATAAAGCATAAATACAATAGAATCATATTTCCAAGTTTTCAACGTATTTCCATGTATTTCAACATATTTCCATGTATTTCAATGTATTTCAAAATTTCCTAATCTTTTGAGCCATGCAATGGAAGTGTTGAAATCGGCAATAGCTTCTATTTGCTTGTATTCGTAATCGAGGGTTTGCTGGCGAATGCGTAAAATATCAGTGAGATCTGAACCGGACGATGCATAACTTTTAAGCATAATATCGAGCGATCTCAAAGCTAGCTGATATTGTTCAGCATAGAGTTTTGTACGGCGCTGAGCATCCTGGTATAATTGCATGGCCTGATAATACTCCGTTTGCAATGAATTAGCCGTTGCTTTGTAATATTGTTTATTAGTCGATTTCAAAAAGTCGGCTTCGGTTTGCATAGCTTTATATTTTTTGCGGTAAATGGGTAAAGTAGCCGTTACCATCGGCATAATCATATCTTTTCCATTCATTGAGGAAGTGGACATATCACTTTTACTGATAATCGAATAATTTAAACCTAAACCGAACATAGGATAGCCCATGCGTGTAACCATTTTTTTACGGGCTTCGAGCGATTGCTGCTCATATTGAATCATCCCCAGCATCGGATTGTTACTTAAAATACTATCCGATACAGCAATCATCGACGGTAAAAAGTTTTCGGCAATTAAAGTATCAGGCAGCGAAACCGGCGAATCAGGTGGCCTGTTCAGATAGCTGTTAAATTCGGCAACAGTGGTATTCCATTGGTTTTTTAACAGTTCTATATTGTTCAGAAGGTCACCGATTTCAATTTGGATCCTATACACATCAGAAAGCCCTGAACTACCGGAAGATGAACCCATTGAGTTGTCCTGCATTGTTGATGCTGCCTGATTTGAAACAGACCCGGCAGTATTGCCCGAAATTCCTCCCATACTTTGCATACCGGAGGATCCGGAAGTAGCACTTTGAGTGGAAGCCGGGGACATTCTCCTGTTAGGTGTTGCGGTGCCATTCCCTGTCGGAGCGGCTTTGAACCTGACGATGGCCAATCTTTCAATCGTGCGAAGAATCTCGATATTTTTCTCCGAAATGCGGATATTCTGTTTAACTTTATGCAAATCGTACCATTTGCGTTGTACATCATAAAAGACCTGCAATTTGGCATCGCGAAATGATCCGTATTTTGCTTTTGCCATCAGGCTCATTTCATCCTTAGCCGATTTTATCACACCGAACCATGGGAACATTTGCATCAGCCTTATATCAGCCACCTGGTTACCACCAATAAGTTCCATGGGGCTGAGGAAGACTCCGAGACTAAAGTCAGGATCGGGTAAGCTGCCAACCTGCGGTACCTTTTGCAAAGCTGCCTCATATTCAAAATATCGCTGAAGTACTGTTGGGTTGTTTTGAGCAGCAATTTCAAGATAGTTCAGCAATGAGTCGGTTTGGGAATATGCTGATATACATAGAAATAAATAGAAATACATGGAAATACATGCAATGATATAATTCGTGGAGAATTTGAATTTATTGTTGTTTTTCATCTTTGGTCAGTTTGATGAAATTGTTTAATCTGATTTGAAGATCTTTAGAAACAGTTTTATAATCATCAAAAATTTCTTGGGAGATTTTACCTCGTTCAAATAATAGCTCAAGCCAATGATCGGTGGCTTCAGACTGGGATGCCCTCGCATTATAATAAAACCGAACCTTATGCAAATAATGAAATCGGCTATAACCTTCTGCGATGTTCGCTCCAATAGAATCGGTTGAACGGATAAACTGATCACCAATGACTTTTTTTTCTTCAAAACTCATTTTTGAATAAATGTTCCAAGCAATAACTGAAAGTTTCCTGGCTAATTGATATACCTTCAAATCCTTAACTTGTATGTAGTTTCTACTTCCATTTATTTCATTAATTTCATTTATTTCCATGTATTTCTATGTATTTCAACGTATTTCTATTTATTTCTAAGTATTTCTATGTATTTCTATTTATTTCAATTTCCTTTCCCTCCACATCGCCTGAAACAAAGGAACCACGAAGACTGTCATTACCTGGATAACCATACCACCAAACATGGGTATTGCCATTGGGACCATAATATCAGCTCCTTTGCCGTTAGATGATAAGACAGGTAATAAAGCAATGACAGCAACGGCTGTGGTCATCATAGCTGGCCTTACACGTTTCAGCCCGGCAGACACTACGGCTTCACGCACTTCATGAACAGTTGCAGGATGCCGCGCTTCAAATACCTGGTGAATATAAGTCCCCATGATTACGCCATCATTAGTGGCTATACCGAATAAAGCAATAAAACCAACCCAGACTGCCACGCTCAGATTTATCGTGTGCATCTGGAACATATCCCGCAGGTTTATGCCAGCAACGGAAAAATTAAGAAACCAACCCTGACCATATAACCAGAGCATGATAAATCCACCGGCAAATGCGACGAATACGCCGGAAAAATGAATAAATGAGGCCGTAACAGTGCGGAATTGGAAGTACAACAATAACAATATCAATAATAAGCTTATGGGTATGACAATAGCCAGTCTTTTTGTAGCCCTCAGCTGATGTTCATAATTGCCAGCGAATTTATAAGACACTCCGGCAGGAAGGGTAAGAGATCCTGTATTCAGCTTCTGTTGGATTATTTTAGCTGCTTCTTCCACTACATCAACTTCTGCTTTTCCTTCTATCTTATCGAATATAACATATCCGACAAGGAAGGTGTTTTCACTCCGGATCATTTGAGCTCCGCGGGTGTAATCAATATCGGCGATTTCGCCCAAAGGAACCTGGACGCCATTCATTGCCGGGATCAGGATGCGTTTCAGGTCATCAGGATTATCGCGCAACTCACGGGCATAACGGACCCTGATTGGGAACCTTTCGCGGCCTTCGACCGATGTGGAAAGGCTCATGCCTCCGACAGCCACCTGCAGCACTTCCTGGACATCGCTGATACTCATCCCATAACGGGCCATCGCTTCGCGATTGAGGTTGATTTCGAGGTAAGGCGCCCCTACGGCCCGGTCGTAGAACACGGATGATGCTTTGACTGACGGCACATCTTTCAGCGCTTGCTCAAACTGCATACCAGCCAGCTCGATGGAGTTGAGATCGGGCCCGTAAACTTTTAAACCCATCGGGGCGCGCATACCGGTTGAAAGCATCACCAGCCGGGTCTCAATCGGTTGCAGCTTTGGAGCGGAAGTCAGACCAGGGATGTCAGTTACCTTGACTATTTCGTTCCAGATATCCAGAGGCTTTTTAATCTGCGGACGCCACTGGCGGAAATACTCTCCATTTTCATCTTTTATCAGAAAACTATCTATATTTTTCGAAATATATTGAAATACATTGAAATACGTTGAAATATTAGAATCCCGTATTTCAGATTTTATCCACTGACCTTTGACTAAAACTAAAAATGTTCCACTTTCTTTATTATACTTTATTTCCTCAATATTATCGACTGTAACTTTATTTCCATCTATTTCTATTGTATTTCCATCTATTTCTATTGTATTTCCATCTATTTCTATTGTATTTCCATCTATTTCTATTGTATTTCCATCTATTTCAACCGCATTTCTATTTATTTCTATTGTATTTCTGAATTCCGACAAGTTCAAAATAAAATTCACATTCTTATCTGCCTTAAACCTTTGTCTATGCCCATTTTCGTTAAGGATGTACTCAGGCCGGTAATTGATAGTATTCTCAAACATTTGCACCGGGGCCGGATCAAGGGCAGAATTAACGCGGCCCCATTTACCCACGGCAATTTCGACTTCGGGAATAGCAGAAAGCCGTTTGTCGAGCGTTTCAATGTATTCAAGGTTCTTCTCAATGCTTGAATGTGGCATACTGGTGGGCATGAGCAAGAAAGAACCTTCGTTTAATGAAGGCATAAACTCCTTGCCAATTCCCGGAAACGTCTTTACAGGAGCCTGCCAGATTGCTGTTTGCCTGAAATTTTTCCAACCCACACTTTCTATACCTGATGCAACAAAACCGAATATTTTATCAAAACCCTGCCAGGCTAACAGACCAAAAAATAAAGTGACTGCCGGTATGATCAGGAACTTACTTTTATGTGCCAACGCCCAACGAATAATATCTTCATAATAATGCACCATGGACATCAGGGCAGCAAGAATCACAGCAATGATACCACTCACAAAAATGAAATTGATGAAAGTACTGTTATGAGCGCCTAGGGGAAGCCACTCAACTGAGAGATACCAGGCTGCTGCAAGCACGGTAATGGCAATGTTGATATAGTTAGGAAATTCTTTCCGGTATTCAGGCCAGCGGTAATCGAGCAAATTATTTATACCTACAGCAATTAAAGCCAATGCCGGCCAGGTATGCCAGAAAATTATAAACGCTATCCCTGCTATGATAAGGCTTCCGTTCCACACCATTCGGATTTTCTTTTTATCAAAGCGGATATTGAAGAATATATGCACCAGTGTTGGCAAAACCACGATTCCGAGGATAAATGCAGCGATCAGGGCGAAGGTTTTCGTAAAAGCCAGGGGGTGAAATAATTTACCTTCGGCGGCCTGCATGGCAAAAACGGGCAGAAAGCTGACAATGGTAGTTGCAATGGAAGTAACCACCGCTGCACGCACTTCGGTAGTGGCCAGGTATATAACCTGGAGCAATTTCTTCCCACGGATGCCTAAATTTTCGGGCATTTCCAAATGCCGGAGAATGTTCTCCACATCCACAATCCCAATGTCGACCATTACGCCAATGGCAATTGCAATACCCGATAAGGCAACGATATTGGCTTCGATGCCGAATAGTCGCATGAGGATGAAAGTCATTAATACGCCAATGGGCAGAAGGCCCGCTACAATGAGGGATGCTCTCAGGTTCATCACCAGGATAATAATCACAATAATACTGATAAGGATTTCATGCGATAGGGCATATTCAAGCGTTCCGATGGTTTCTTTAATCAGCCCGGTACGGTCGTAGAATGGAACAATCGTCACTTTGGAAACTGAACCATCGGGCAGGGTTTTTTGCGGCAAACCGGCTTCTATCTCTTTTATTTTATCTTTTACATTATTGATGACTTCCATGGGATTTGACCCAAAGCGGGCAACTACTACCGCGCCTACTGCTTCGGAACCCGACTTATCGAGTCCACCGCGGCGGGTAGCCGGTCCAAATGCAACGCGGGCAACATCTTTAATGCGCACCGGTACATTGTTTCTTACAGCTACGACAGAGATTTCAAGGTCTTCCAAATTCTTTACATAGCCTAAACCGCGGATAATGTATTCCACATTGTTAATTTCTATAGTTTCCGCACCGATGTCGAGGTTGCTTTTGCGCACGGCATTCATTACATCCATCACTGATACATTGAATGCTTTTAGCGCTTCAGGATTCAAGTCGATCTGGTATTCCTTTATGAAACCACCCACTGATGCCACTTCGGAAACACCTTCTGCTATAGTAAGTCCGTATTTAACGTAAAAATCCTGGATGGTCCTGAGCTCCTGCGGATTCCATCCCCCGTTTGGCTGTCCTGTTGCAGGGTCCCGGCCTTCAAGAGTGTACCAGAAAATTTGTCCCAGTGCAGTAGCATCAGGGCCAAGAGTGGGTTGAACCCCGGCAGGTAATGTTCCGGAAGGCAGGGAGTTGAGCTTTTCGAGAATGCGTGACCTGCTCCAGTAAAATTCGACGTTATCTTTAAAAATAATGTAGATAAATGACATACCGAACATCGAAGTGCTTCTAACGTTCTGCACCCCTGGAATACCCAACAATGCAGTAGTTAAAGGGTAAGTTACCTGGTCCTGGATGTCCCTGGGAGAACGTCCCATCCATTCGGTAGCCACGATCTGCTGATTTTCGCCAATATCGGGGATAGCGTCCACCGGAACAGGATCGCGGGGTATGAAACCCGTTTTCAGGTTGAATGGCATATAAACAATACCCAGCACCACAAAAGTGATCAGAAAAATAAAGGTGATCAGCCGGTTTTCAAGGAAATATTTTACCAGACGATTAAACATGAGCTAATGATTTTAGCAGTTTAATTTAATTTGTTATTTATTATAACCTGAATCAATGTTTAACAAAATTATTCTTTTTAAACAATTATCAATTAAATGATTGATTTAGAATTACATGCCACAGCAACCATGCATGTCATGTTTTTGTGCTTTTTCCTTTTGGAGCTTCATACCACATATAGAGCATTTGCCAGGTTCCATTGAGGTAATTTCCGGGTGCATGGGGCAGGAATAAGGAGCTGAAGATTTCAGTTCTAAATCCATCCCGCATTTTGGACATTTACCGGGTGATGAACTCATCACCTCAGGATGCATGGGGCAGGTATATTGAGGAGCCATTTTTTGAATGAGATCCATACCACAAACGGGGCATTTTCCTGGCTTGTCACTTTTAATTTCAGGGTGCATGGAACATGTATATGATACAAGATTCTCTGTATTGACAGGATTAATCCGATTAATTGAATTGGTGTCGCTGTTTTGAGCAACCGCATACCCCATACTGATCAGCATGAGGCATGCAAGGATAATGTATTTTGACATAATCTTTATATTTATTTAGTTAGATAAATTATGTGTTTAAGAAAATTTACTGATAAAGTGATTCATGACCCTATTGTTTTACCGGGTGATGAGAGGGGTGAGCTTGCCTGATCGCAATTAGTTCGCGATAGGTTTGATTTACTCTGGCCGTATCACCCATGAAAGAATGCATGGCCATCATGCCACTACCGTGCAAAGTATCATCGCCCATCATATCACCACCCATCATACCGCCACCCATCATATTGCTATCCATCATGTTGCCGTTCATCATACTATCCCCTTCCATCATTTCCTGGCAATAGGTAAGATAATATATGTTACATAGCGAATCGTTCATGTGATAAAGACTGTCCTCCAAAAAAATCAGAGGACTTAAGTACTGGCCATCCGGATCATAGTGATTTATAACCAGATCATCATTTGATTTAGCTTCCTGGAAAGCTTTTATTAAATTTGATTCAGTATCATTCAAACTGCCATTGAGTTCGTCTTGCCTGTTTTCATCTTTGCAACTGTATGTGATTGCTGCGATAGCTATGATCATAGCTATAATCATTAAGATCTGTTTCATTTTTTTCATTTTAAGTAATTTATAGATTAGATTGTTTTGAATTGCTTGCCACCACAAAATAGTAGTTGGTCATTTGTATTAAAAAATAAATTGTGAAATGAGGGAAGAGAGGCAAGAAATGCCATGAGTTCCTTGTAATAAAAGCATTGTTATAACTTAAAGGCAAA of the Bacteroidales bacterium genome contains:
- a CDS encoding TolC family protein, encoding MKNNNKFKFSTNYIIACISMYFYLFLCISAYSQTDSLLNYLEIAAQNNPTVLQRYFEYEAALQKVPQVGSLPDPDFSLGVFLSPMELIGGNQVADIRLMQMFPWFGVIKSAKDEMSLMAKAKYGSFRDAKLQVFYDVQRKWYDLHKVKQNIRISEKNIEILRTIERLAIVRFKAAPTGNGTATPNRRMSPASTQSATSGSSGMQSMGGISGNTAGSVSNQAASTMQDNSMGSSSGSSGLSDVYRIQIEIGDLLNNIELLKNQWNTTVAEFNSYLNRPPDSPVSLPDTLIAENFLPSMIAVSDSILSNNPMLGMIQYEQQSLEARKKMVTRMGYPMFGLGLNYSIISKSDMSTSSMNGKDMIMPMVTATLPIYRKKYKAMQTEADFLKSTNKQYYKATANSLQTEYYQAMQLYQDAQRRTKLYAEQYQLALRSLDIMLKSYASSGSDLTDILRIRQQTLDYEYKQIEAIADFNTSIAWLKRLGNFEIH
- a CDS encoding four helix bundle protein, translated to MEINEINEINGSRNYIQVKDLKVYQLARKLSVIAWNIYSKMSFEEKKVIGDQFIRSTDSIGANIAEGYSRFHYLHKVRFYYNARASQSEATDHWLELLFERGKISQEIFDDYKTVSKDLQIRLNNFIKLTKDEKQQ
- a CDS encoding efflux RND transporter permease subunit gives rise to the protein MFNRLVKYFLENRLITFIFLITFVVLGIVYMPFNLKTGFIPRDPVPVDAIPDIGENQQIVATEWMGRSPRDIQDQVTYPLTTALLGIPGVQNVRSTSMFGMSFIYIIFKDNVEFYWSRSRILEKLNSLPSGTLPAGVQPTLGPDATALGQIFWYTLEGRDPATGQPNGGWNPQELRTIQDFYVKYGLTIAEGVSEVASVGGFIKEYQIDLNPEALKAFNVSVMDVMNAVRKSNLDIGAETIEINNVEYIIRGLGYVKNLEDLEISVVAVRNNVPVRIKDVARVAFGPATRRGGLDKSGSEAVGAVVVARFGSNPMEVINNVKDKIKEIEAGLPQKTLPDGSVSKVTIVPFYDRTGLIKETIGTLEYALSHEILISIIVIIILVMNLRASLIVAGLLPIGVLMTFILMRLFGIEANIVALSGIAIAIGVMVDIGIVDVENILRHLEMPENLGIRGKKLLQVIYLATTEVRAAVVTSIATTIVSFLPVFAMQAAEGKLFHPLAFTKTFALIAAFILGIVVLPTLVHIFFNIRFDKKKIRMVWNGSLIIAGIAFIIFWHTWPALALIAVGINNLLDYRWPEYRKEFPNYINIAITVLAAAWYLSVEWLPLGAHNSTFINFIFVSGIIAVILAALMSMVHYYEDIIRWALAHKSKFLIIPAVTLFFGLLAWQGFDKIFGFVASGIESVGWKNFRQTAIWQAPVKTFPGIGKEFMPSLNEGSFLLMPTSMPHSSIEKNLEYIETLDKRLSAIPEVEIAVGKWGRVNSALDPAPVQMFENTINYRPEYILNENGHRQRFKADKNVNFILNLSEFRNTIEINRNAVEIDGNTIEIDGNTIEIDGNTIEIDGNTIEIDGNKVTVDNIEEIKYNKESGTFLVLVKGQWIKSEIRDSNISTYFNVFQYISKNIDSFLIKDENGEYFRQWRPQIKKPLDIWNEIVKVTDIPGLTSAPKLQPIETRLVMLSTGMRAPMGLKVYGPDLNSIELAGMQFEQALKDVPSVKASSVFYDRAVGAPYLEINLNREAMARYGMSISDVQEVLQVAVGGMSLSTSVEGRERFPIRVRYARELRDNPDDLKRILIPAMNGVQVPLGEIADIDYTRGAQMIRSENTFLVGYVIFDKIEGKAEVDVVEEAAKIIQQKLNTGSLTLPAGVSYKFAGNYEHQLRATKRLAIVIPISLLLILLLLYFQFRTVTASFIHFSGVFVAFAGGFIMLWLYGQGWFLNFSVAGINLRDMFQMHTINLSVAVWVGFIALFGIATNDGVIMGTYIHQVFEARHPATVHEVREAVVSAGLKRVRPAMMTTAVAVIALLPVLSSNGKGADIMVPMAIPMFGGMVIQVMTVFVVPLFQAMWRERKLK